A genomic region of Enterococcus sp. 12C11_DIV0727 contains the following coding sequences:
- the gcvPB gene encoding aminomethyl-transferring glycine dehydrogenase subunit GcvPB: MKLIFERSVDGYYNEMISPCDVPTTKLPETMKRQKELHLPTLPQPEISRHYTELANATFGINDGFYPLGSCTMKYNPKINDEMAAYPAFANIHPLQPQHTVQGSLEVFTMAESLLKEITGMNAITFQPAAGAHGEFTSLLMIKAYHEKNGQPQRNKIIVPDSAHGTNPASVAMTGMITVNIPSDKHGCVDITALKAAVGEDTAGLMLTNPNTAGIFDKNILDITKIVHDAGGLNYYDGANLNAIMGVARPGDMGFDIIHLNLHKTFSTPHGGGGPGSGAVGCKTLLKPFLPDYYPVKEGTEISFTKPEHSIGMVKGFYGQFSVFLRALTYILFLGSEGIASASKSAVLNANYMLHKLKDIFEVPYGETCMHEFVISLDKLKKETGVTALDMAKGILDHQMYPPTMYFPLTVPEALMVEPPETESKERLDDAIAVYRNLYEEAYKNPAAFHDYPLHAQIHRVDEVRAARKPIVRYDFGSADS; encoded by the coding sequence ATGAAATTAATCTTTGAACGCAGTGTAGACGGGTATTACAATGAAATGATCTCCCCATGTGATGTACCAACTACTAAACTTCCAGAAACCATGAAACGTCAAAAAGAGCTCCATTTACCAACACTTCCTCAACCAGAAATCAGCAGACATTATACGGAGTTAGCGAATGCAACCTTTGGGATCAATGATGGTTTTTATCCATTAGGCTCATGTACAATGAAATATAATCCAAAGATCAACGATGAAATGGCGGCTTATCCAGCTTTTGCTAATATCCATCCACTTCAGCCACAACATACGGTCCAAGGATCCCTTGAAGTTTTCACGATGGCTGAAAGTTTATTAAAAGAAATCACTGGAATGAATGCCATTACATTTCAACCTGCAGCTGGCGCACATGGTGAATTTACCAGTTTACTAATGATCAAAGCTTATCATGAAAAAAATGGCCAACCGCAACGAAATAAAATTATTGTACCCGATTCAGCTCACGGAACAAATCCTGCAAGTGTGGCAATGACAGGAATGATCACAGTTAATATTCCTTCAGATAAGCATGGTTGTGTGGACATTACAGCTTTAAAAGCAGCAGTTGGCGAAGATACAGCGGGGCTAATGTTGACGAACCCGAATACAGCAGGGATTTTTGATAAAAATATTTTAGACATTACCAAAATCGTTCATGACGCTGGTGGATTGAACTATTATGATGGCGCAAATTTAAACGCCATTATGGGTGTGGCTCGCCCAGGTGATATGGGCTTTGACATTATTCATTTGAATTTGCACAAAACATTCTCAACGCCTCATGGCGGTGGTGGACCAGGATCCGGGGCTGTTGGTTGTAAAACATTACTAAAACCGTTTCTCCCTGATTATTATCCAGTCAAAGAAGGAACAGAAATTTCATTTACTAAACCTGAACATTCAATTGGAATGGTCAAAGGCTTTTATGGTCAATTTTCAGTATTCTTGAGAGCTTTGACATATATCTTATTTTTAGGTTCTGAAGGGATAGCCTCAGCATCTAAAAGTGCTGTACTGAATGCAAATTACATGCTTCATAAATTAAAAGATATTTTTGAAGTGCCATACGGCGAGACCTGTATGCATGAATTTGTCATCAGTTTAGACAAATTAAAAAAAGAAACGGGTGTTACAGCTTTAGATATGGCTAAAGGGATTTTAGATCATCAAATGTATCCACCGACAATGTATTTCCCATTAACGGTGCCCGAAGCTTTAATGGTTGAACCGCCTGAAACGGAATCAAAAGAAAGACTGGATGATGCAATCGCGGTCTATCGTAACCTTTATGAAGAGGCGTACAAAAATCCAGCAGCCTTTCATGACTATCCGCTACATGCTCAAATCCATCGGGTTGATGAAGTGAGAGCAGCAAGAAAACCAATTGTTCGGTATGATTTTGGAAGTGCTGATAGCTAG
- a CDS encoding folate family ECF transporter S component, with translation MKKRKIDTRTITLMSLLIALMVVFTRFISFETQFLRVSLTFIPESLMGILFGPFWTGIGSAVADTVGMLLFPKGPYFPGFTLNAFISGAIYGFFYYKRELTWQRVILATLSVTLIIHMFLTPLWLGLMYGVNISNLAWWAPRIVKNIVFFPVQVIGTYYLGNKVPYKQFLNKSLTNLK, from the coding sequence ATGAAGAAAAGAAAGATTGATACACGAACCATTACGTTGATGAGTTTACTGATTGCGTTGATGGTGGTTTTCACGCGTTTTATTTCGTTTGAAACCCAATTTTTACGAGTTAGTTTGACTTTTATTCCAGAGTCATTGATGGGGATTCTTTTTGGTCCATTTTGGACGGGGATCGGGAGTGCGGTAGCTGATACAGTCGGTATGCTGTTATTTCCAAAAGGGCCTTATTTTCCTGGATTTACCTTAAATGCCTTTATTTCTGGTGCCATTTATGGGTTTTTCTATTATAAAAGGGAGCTAACTTGGCAACGAGTAATTTTGGCGACATTGTCTGTTACATTGATTATTCATATGTTTTTAACACCGCTATGGCTAGGATTGATGTACGGTGTGAATATCTCTAACCTTGCTTGGTGGGCGCCTAGAATCGTGAAAAATATCGTCTTTTTCCCAGTACAAGTAATTGGCACATACTATTTAGGAAATAAAGTTCCTTATAAGCAATTTTTAAATAAATCATTGACCAATTTAAAATAA
- the gcvPA gene encoding aminomethyl-transferring glycine dehydrogenase subunit GcvPA, whose translation MGNYLGSTEQQYQDMLKIIGLTDGMDLYQTLPKEMIVEKLDIPAGKSEFEVRRILEKMGKKNKVFSSIFRGAGAYNHYIPAIVKQISAKEEFMTSYTPYQPEISQGLLQSIFEYQTMICEITGMDATNASVYDGPTAAAEAINMCLEKKRLKVLISETTNPMTIQTALTYFSSREIEFIIVPEKDGLTDLAVLQEKLDETSACFIVQQPNYYGGIEPVEEIAELVHNAKAKFIMGVNPVASTVLKTAGEVEADIAVGDSQPFGLPLAFGGPYIGFIATKEKMMRKLPGRIAGETVDEAGKRAFVLTLQAREQHIRREKAASNICSNQALCALTNAVYMSTMGAQGIQEVAEQCYSKAHYLADQLSQIKGVKRNNESPFFHEFVMSFPVSNEAILTKLEAHDILGGYPTDTGLLWCVTEMNTKEQIDEVVALVKEACE comes from the coding sequence ATGGGTAATTATCTTGGATCAACAGAACAACAATACCAAGACATGCTGAAAATAATCGGATTAACGGATGGTATGGATCTCTACCAAACACTTCCCAAAGAAATGATTGTAGAAAAACTTGATATTCCAGCGGGAAAATCAGAATTTGAAGTACGTCGTATTCTAGAAAAAATGGGAAAGAAAAACAAAGTCTTCTCAAGCATTTTCCGTGGTGCAGGAGCATACAATCACTATATTCCAGCTATTGTTAAGCAAATCTCAGCAAAAGAAGAATTTATGACATCCTATACCCCTTATCAACCTGAAATCAGTCAAGGGCTGCTACAGTCGATTTTTGAATATCAAACCATGATCTGTGAAATCACTGGAATGGATGCGACCAATGCTTCAGTTTACGATGGACCAACTGCTGCGGCTGAAGCCATCAATATGTGTTTAGAGAAAAAACGGTTGAAAGTTCTGATTTCAGAAACAACGAATCCAATGACGATTCAAACAGCATTGACTTATTTTAGTTCTAGAGAAATTGAATTTATCATAGTTCCAGAGAAAGACGGTCTGACAGATTTAGCTGTCTTACAAGAAAAATTAGATGAAACAAGTGCGTGTTTCATTGTGCAACAACCAAACTATTATGGTGGGATCGAACCAGTCGAGGAAATAGCAGAATTGGTTCATAATGCGAAAGCTAAATTTATTATGGGTGTAAATCCGGTAGCCAGTACCGTTTTGAAAACAGCAGGTGAAGTTGAGGCCGACATTGCAGTAGGAGACTCACAGCCATTTGGCTTACCATTAGCTTTTGGCGGACCTTATATTGGATTTATTGCCACAAAAGAAAAAATGATGCGGAAATTACCTGGTAGGATTGCTGGAGAAACGGTGGATGAAGCAGGTAAGCGAGCATTTGTGTTAACCTTACAAGCTCGTGAACAGCATATCCGTAGAGAAAAAGCAGCCTCTAATATTTGTTCAAATCAAGCACTATGCGCATTAACGAATGCTGTTTATATGAGTACGATGGGGGCGCAAGGGATTCAGGAGGTAGCTGAGCAATGTTATAGTAAAGCTCATTATTTAGCGGATCAACTAAGTCAGATCAAAGGGGTAAAACGAAACAATGAAAGTCCGTTTTTCCATGAATTTGTTATGAGTTTTCCTGTTTCAAATGAAGCTATATTAACGAAATTAGAAGCGCACGATATCTTAGGCGGTTATCCTACAGACACAGGATTATTATGGTGCGTGACAGAAATGAATACAAAAGAACAAATCGATGAAGTAGTTGCATTGGTGAAGGAGGCGTGTGAATAA
- the mgsA gene encoding methylglyoxal synthase: protein MKIALIAHDRKKELMVRLTLAYQPILKKHELFATGTTGLKISEATGLPVHRFKSGPLGGDQQIGAMISEDKLDMVIFLRDPLAAQPHEPDVTALIRLSDVYEIPLATNIGTAEILLRGLQAGFADFRNVVHETDNKPLSF, encoded by the coding sequence ATGAAAATTGCATTGATTGCGCATGATCGGAAAAAAGAGTTGATGGTTAGATTGACATTGGCCTATCAACCGATTTTAAAAAAACATGAACTATTTGCAACTGGAACAACAGGATTGAAAATATCAGAAGCAACTGGATTACCCGTGCATCGATTTAAATCAGGACCATTAGGCGGGGATCAGCAAATTGGTGCAATGATTTCCGAGGATAAGTTAGATATGGTGATTTTTTTACGAGATCCCTTAGCTGCACAACCTCATGAACCAGATGTGACAGCATTGATTCGTTTGAGCGATGTCTACGAGATTCCTTTAGCCACAAATATTGGGACTGCTGAAATTTTATTAAGAGGCTTACAAGCTGGTTTTGCGGACTTTAGAAATGTGGTTCATGAAACGGATAATAAACCGCTATCGTTTTGA
- a CDS encoding M20 metallopeptidase family protein, producing the protein MLTEKQKRFAESLEEELIQIRRHLHQNPEIGLDLPNTVAFVKEKLTEYGYEPQSCGESGITVLAGKKSGKTFLLRGDMDALPIRELTDLQFKSENGYMHACGHDMHTTMLLGAAKLLKEFEDELDGQVKLLFQPGEEILSGSKVCIENHVLENPKVDAGMMIHVFPFKGMMAGQIMPTPEGTFMASADWFEINIKGRGGHGSQPETAIDPINVAVHIYTALQELSAREIGSEERFVLTIGEFTGGTPGASNIIPETTVMKGTLRTLKEDVRIQVKERMTVMAENIAKAFRAEAEVVFTNGCTTNVNDPALTAFTKESLTETFGAERIVTIPISTPLMGSEDFGEISQLIPTTTVLLVASEENINLHNPAIVFDESVLIEGAQVYADTAMSWLKKG; encoded by the coding sequence ATGCTAACAGAAAAACAAAAAAGGTTTGCCGAAAGTCTAGAAGAAGAACTGATTCAAATTAGAAGACATCTACATCAAAATCCCGAAATTGGCTTGGATTTGCCAAACACCGTAGCTTTTGTAAAAGAAAAATTGACTGAATATGGCTATGAACCTCAATCCTGCGGAGAGTCTGGTATTACCGTATTGGCAGGTAAAAAGAGCGGTAAAACGTTCCTTTTACGTGGTGATATGGATGCTTTACCGATTCGAGAGTTGACCGATTTGCAATTTAAATCCGAAAATGGCTATATGCATGCTTGTGGTCATGATATGCATACAACCATGTTACTTGGAGCGGCTAAACTTTTAAAAGAGTTTGAAGATGAGTTAGATGGTCAAGTAAAATTACTATTTCAACCAGGCGAAGAAATTCTTTCAGGTTCAAAAGTCTGTATTGAAAATCATGTTTTAGAAAATCCTAAAGTAGATGCTGGAATGATGATTCATGTTTTCCCATTTAAAGGGATGATGGCAGGTCAAATCATGCCAACACCAGAAGGAACATTTATGGCCAGTGCCGATTGGTTTGAAATCAATATCAAAGGACGAGGCGGACACGGCTCACAACCTGAGACGGCGATCGATCCAATTAATGTAGCAGTTCATATCTATACCGCTTTACAAGAACTTTCAGCAAGAGAAATCGGTTCAGAAGAGCGTTTTGTTTTAACGATCGGTGAATTTACTGGTGGAACTCCTGGCGCTTCAAACATTATTCCAGAAACAACCGTAATGAAAGGAACCTTACGAACATTAAAAGAAGATGTCCGCATACAAGTTAAAGAACGAATGACTGTAATGGCTGAAAATATTGCGAAAGCTTTCCGGGCTGAAGCGGAAGTGGTTTTCACTAATGGATGTACGACAAATGTGAATGATCCAGCATTGACAGCATTTACTAAAGAATCATTAACGGAAACATTTGGTGCTGAGCGAATCGTTACCATTCCTATATCAACACCACTTATGGGAAGTGAAGATTTTGGTGAAATCAGTCAGTTGATTCCAACAACGACTGTTCTATTAGTAGCATCTGAAGAAAATATCAATCTTCATAATCCAGCGATTGTTTTTGATGAATCTGTCTTGATTGAAGGTGCCCAAGTTTATGCAGATACAGCAATGTCTTGGTTAAAAAAAGGCTGA
- a CDS encoding ABC transporter ATP-binding protein has product MMDKKVATNSFNRFMPYLLRYPKEMLAAIFLGILSGLTTVLMTYYMGKSVDTMIAKGNVDFILLVQLLSTLAGILVITVISQWLIQRLGNRVSYLSVAELRKDAFAHLNRLPLNYYDQTSHGNIVSRFTNDMDNISVACSAVFNQLFSGLSVVIIAFFFMLKLSPILTAVVLIATPIIFLVNWLVAKSSQKNFSAQQKIVGEISGFVSEMVGNQKIVKAFQQENASQKRFEALNQELYVRGQKAQFSSSLTNPLSRFVDHLAYLSIGLVGGLLLLSGNQTITIGVISSFTIYSSQFSKPFIELSGITTQIQTALAGLDRTFEIISQPEEKPDGQHAFVLNDVIGEVIFNHVDFAYTPSKPLIQNFNLTALPGETVAIVGKTGAGKSTLVNLLMRFYEVDNGQISIDNHNITQVTRDSLRKNFGMVLQDTWLFDSTIRDNLTYGNPNATDEQIETAMKKAYIFDFVTRLPKGLDTLIGASGIKISEGQRQLMTIARTMISDPPMLILDEATSSVDTLTEKKIQDAFLQMMDGRTSFVIAHRLSTIKNADKILVMEQGSVVEIGSHDELIDKKDGYYHALYEAQFKNQL; this is encoded by the coding sequence ATGATGGACAAAAAAGTGGCAACTAACTCATTTAATCGTTTCATGCCTTATCTGCTCCGCTATCCAAAAGAAATGCTCGCCGCTATTTTTCTCGGTATTTTGAGTGGATTGACTACCGTTTTGATGACTTACTATATGGGGAAATCGGTTGATACGATGATTGCTAAAGGAAATGTTGATTTTATACTTCTTGTGCAGTTGCTTAGTACATTAGCCGGTATTTTAGTTATTACCGTTATTAGTCAATGGCTGATCCAGCGCTTAGGCAATCGAGTTTCTTATCTTTCTGTTGCAGAACTACGTAAAGATGCTTTTGCTCATTTAAATCGTTTACCTTTAAATTATTACGACCAAACTTCACATGGAAATATCGTCAGTCGTTTTACAAATGATATGGATAATATTTCTGTCGCTTGTTCGGCTGTTTTCAATCAGCTGTTTTCAGGACTATCTGTTGTAATTATTGCTTTTTTCTTTATGCTAAAACTCAGCCCGATTCTTACAGCAGTTGTTCTAATCGCTACACCCATTATTTTTTTAGTCAATTGGTTGGTTGCGAAATCATCTCAGAAAAATTTTTCCGCTCAACAAAAAATCGTAGGGGAAATTTCAGGTTTTGTTTCTGAAATGGTTGGAAATCAAAAAATCGTCAAAGCATTTCAACAAGAAAATGCTTCTCAAAAACGGTTTGAAGCTTTGAATCAAGAATTATATGTTCGTGGTCAAAAAGCCCAATTCTCTTCTTCATTAACAAATCCATTATCTCGTTTTGTTGATCATTTAGCCTATTTATCGATTGGTCTTGTTGGTGGATTATTATTATTAAGTGGTAATCAGACGATTACAATTGGCGTGATTTCAAGTTTTACGATCTACTCTAGCCAATTTTCTAAACCATTTATTGAATTATCAGGAATCACTACGCAAATCCAAACAGCCTTAGCTGGATTAGATCGCACCTTTGAAATTATCAGTCAGCCTGAAGAAAAACCAGATGGTCAACATGCGTTTGTGTTAAATGATGTTATAGGAGAAGTAATTTTTAATCATGTTGATTTTGCTTATACGCCTTCAAAACCATTGATTCAAAATTTTAATTTAACCGCATTACCTGGTGAAACAGTTGCAATCGTTGGAAAAACTGGGGCTGGTAAATCAACTTTAGTCAATCTATTGATGCGTTTCTATGAAGTAGATAACGGTCAAATTTCGATTGATAATCATAATATCACCCAAGTCACACGAGATAGTTTACGAAAAAACTTTGGGATGGTGCTCCAAGATACTTGGTTGTTCGATAGTACGATCCGCGATAATCTAACCTATGGCAACCCAAACGCTACCGATGAGCAAATTGAAACAGCTATGAAAAAAGCCTATATTTTTGATTTTGTGACTCGTTTGCCTAAAGGCTTGGATACATTGATCGGTGCTAGTGGTATTAAAATCTCTGAGGGACAAAGGCAGCTAATGACCATTGCTCGGACCATGATTAGTGATCCACCAATGTTAATTTTAGATGAAGCAACTAGTTCAGTCGATACATTGACCGAGAAAAAAATTCAAGATGCCTTTTTACAAATGATGGACGGCCGGACAAGCTTTGTGATTGCCCATCGCCTTTCTACCATTAAAAATGCGGATAAAATTTTAGTGATGGAGCAAGGCTCTGTCGTTGAGATTGGTAGTCATGATGAACTGATCGATAAAAAAGATGGCTATTATCATGCGTTGTATGAAGCGCAATTCAAAAATCAATTGTAA
- a CDS encoding ABC transporter ATP-binding protein → MVEMALKHIYKKYDNAENYSVTDFNLEIADREFIVFVGPSGCGKSTTLRMIAGLEDITEGELSIGDKIMNDVAPKDRDIAMVFQNYALYPHMTVFDNMAFGLKLRKYDKAEIKKRVENAGEILGLTEYLHRKPAALSGGQRQRVALGRAIVRDAKVFLMDEPLSNLDAKLRVAMRAEIAKLHRRLETTTVYVTHDQTEAMTMADRIVIMKDGFIQQIGSPKEVYNTPNNVFVAGFIGSPAMNFFNVTLNNGIIRDGHGLELMIPEGKNKLLVEKGYEGKSVIFGIRPEDIHSEQVALDTMNDAVVRSEVVVSELLGAETMLYTRLGDTEFISKVDARDFHKPEEMVDLAFNISKAHFFDPETEQVIKLP, encoded by the coding sequence ATGGTAGAAATGGCATTAAAACATATCTATAAAAAATACGATAATGCAGAGAATTATTCTGTAACAGATTTTAATTTAGAAATTGCTGATCGGGAGTTTATCGTTTTTGTTGGGCCATCTGGTTGTGGTAAATCAACAACTCTACGGATGATCGCTGGTTTAGAAGATATTACAGAGGGCGAACTTTCGATTGGTGATAAAATAATGAATGATGTTGCACCAAAAGATCGTGATATCGCGATGGTATTCCAAAACTATGCGTTATATCCTCATATGACTGTGTTTGATAATATGGCTTTTGGACTAAAGCTTCGTAAATATGACAAAGCAGAGATCAAAAAACGTGTAGAAAATGCTGGGGAAATCTTAGGATTGACAGAGTATTTACACCGTAAACCAGCTGCTTTATCCGGTGGACAACGACAACGGGTTGCTTTAGGTCGGGCAATCGTTCGTGATGCGAAAGTCTTTTTGATGGATGAACCTTTATCTAACTTAGATGCAAAATTACGTGTAGCAATGCGTGCTGAAATCGCTAAGTTACATCGTCGTTTGGAAACAACTACAGTTTATGTAACACATGACCAAACAGAAGCTATGACCATGGCAGATCGAATCGTTATTATGAAAGACGGTTTTATTCAACAGATTGGCTCGCCAAAAGAAGTCTACAATACACCAAACAATGTCTTTGTTGCAGGCTTTATCGGCTCTCCTGCTATGAACTTCTTTAATGTTACTTTAAATAACGGTATTATCCGTGATGGACATGGTTTAGAATTGATGATTCCTGAAGGGAAAAATAAATTATTGGTTGAAAAAGGCTATGAAGGAAAATCGGTGATCTTTGGTATTAGACCTGAAGATATTCATAGTGAACAAGTGGCTTTAGATACCATGAATGATGCAGTTGTTCGTTCTGAAGTTGTTGTTTCTGAACTATTAGGTGCAGAAACAATGCTTTACACAAGATTAGGTGATACAGAATTTATTTCAAAAGTTGATGCTCGTGACTTTCATAAACCAGAAGAAATGGTTGATTTAGCGTTTAATATTAGTAAAGCCCATTTCTTCGACCCAGAAACTGAACAAGTCATTAAATTACCTTAA
- the lpdA gene encoding dihydrolipoyl dehydrogenase, protein MSYDLIVIGAGPGGYVAAIKAAQLGMKVALVEGDRVGGTCLNRGCIPTKALLHSAEIVREIKNANTEGIHVKDLQINMEEVYEKKNKVVDSLVQGIEGLVKGNRIELIFGKAKIIKAGVIKIAGEIYETKKILIATGSRPMIPPIPGSDLPGVVTSNELLAEPSNCKSLVIIGGGVIGVEFATIFNALGCAVTIIETADTLLPNFDKELSKKLAMTLKKQGIKIATKSIVTDISKNQQLTCTYATKGKEETVTSDVVLIATGRKASFANLFESELDLKIENQTIWVDETFETSIKGIFAIGDLASRGTQLAHLASAQRVNAVLGMNQQPVEYNLEIIPSCVYTSPEIASVGMTEIEAKNLGLSVKVGKFNMAGNGKTMIAGTGLGFIKVIADAENGKIIGAQLMCARATDMVSEFTTAIVNGLSIHEVTSIVHPHPTYNEGVGEAYENLLGLGIHTIPKK, encoded by the coding sequence ATGAGTTATGATTTAATTGTTATTGGTGCTGGTCCAGGTGGTTATGTGGCTGCGATTAAAGCGGCTCAATTGGGAATGAAGGTTGCTTTGGTTGAAGGGGATCGTGTTGGTGGTACTTGTTTAAATCGTGGGTGTATTCCGACGAAGGCGTTGTTACATTCTGCAGAAATTGTTCGTGAAATAAAAAATGCCAACACTGAGGGAATTCATGTTAAGGATTTACAGATAAATATGGAAGAGGTTTATGAAAAGAAAAATAAAGTTGTTGATAGTCTTGTACAAGGAATTGAAGGATTGGTCAAAGGAAATCGCATTGAGTTGATTTTTGGCAAAGCTAAAATTATCAAAGCTGGCGTAATCAAAATAGCTGGGGAAATATATGAAACGAAAAAGATTCTGATTGCAACTGGTTCAAGACCAATGATTCCACCGATTCCTGGTAGTGATTTGCCAGGTGTTGTAACAAGTAATGAGCTTTTAGCTGAGCCAAGTAATTGTAAAAGTTTGGTTATTATCGGTGGTGGTGTGATTGGCGTAGAATTTGCAACGATTTTTAATGCACTAGGTTGCGCTGTGACAATTATCGAAACAGCAGATACGTTGCTTCCAAATTTTGATAAGGAGCTATCTAAAAAATTAGCAATGACTCTAAAAAAACAAGGGATCAAGATTGCAACAAAGTCGATCGTTACCGATATTTCTAAAAATCAACAGTTGACTTGCACCTACGCTACTAAAGGAAAGGAAGAAACTGTCACTAGTGATGTGGTCTTGATTGCGACAGGACGAAAAGCCAGTTTTGCCAATTTATTTGAGTCTGAATTAGATCTGAAAATAGAGAATCAGACAATTTGGGTAGATGAAACCTTTGAAACCTCTATTAAAGGTATTTTCGCAATCGGTGATTTAGCTAGCCGTGGAACGCAATTAGCACATCTAGCTTCAGCTCAAAGAGTAAATGCAGTTTTAGGGATGAATCAACAACCAGTTGAATACAATTTAGAGATCATTCCATCTTGTGTCTATACATCACCAGAAATAGCGTCTGTTGGTATGACAGAAATCGAAGCAAAAAATTTAGGTCTCTCAGTAAAAGTTGGGAAATTTAATATGGCGGGTAATGGAAAAACAATGATTGCTGGAACTGGATTAGGTTTCATTAAAGTGATTGCTGATGCGGAAAACGGAAAAATCATCGGTGCTCAATTAATGTGTGCTCGCGCAACTGATATGGTCAGTGAGTTTACAACAGCAATCGTAAACGGTCTATCGATTCATGAAGTGACCTCGATCGTTCATCCCCATCCAACCTATAATGAGGGTGTGGGTGAAGCCTACGAAAATCTTCTCGGACTTGGCATTCATACAATTCCAAAAAAATAA